Proteins from a single region of Halolamina sp. CBA1230:
- a CDS encoding DUF3368 domain-containing protein, with amino-acid sequence MWVFDTTPLIYLAKVDRLILVEHLETTCIIPERIYEEVVETGLDQGYPDARHIERSVDADRFDIVSVETTPLLSRLQDNSNLSDADIAVLACADTHDGVAVMDETYGRDVAAAEGITTRGTAYLVLKLASEGTLSVDDARTVIDAMIDEDWYCAPDVYAKIVQKLDSLAE; translated from the coding sequence ATGTGGGTCTTCGACACCACGCCGCTCATCTACCTCGCGAAGGTCGACCGACTCATACTTGTCGAGCACTTGGAAACGACGTGTATTATTCCTGAACGCATCTACGAGGAGGTCGTCGAAACCGGTCTCGACCAGGGATATCCGGACGCCCGTCACATCGAGCGCAGCGTCGATGCCGACAGGTTTGATATCGTGTCAGTGGAGACTACCCCGCTGCTGTCCCGTCTCCAGGATAACAGCAACCTCAGCGACGCCGATATCGCTGTTCTCGCCTGCGCCGACACCCACGATGGCGTGGCCGTGATGGATGAGACGTACGGCCGTGACGTCGCAGCGGCTGAGGGAATCACAACCCGGGGGACGGCATATCTCGTGCTGAAACTCGCTAGCGAGGGAACACTCAGTGTCGACGATGCCCGAACCGTAATTGATGCAATGATCGACGAGGACTGGTACTGCGCTCCTGATGTCTACGCGAAGATCGTCCAGAAACTCGACTCGCTGGCCGAATGA
- a CDS encoding UPF0175 family protein has product MGTISTRVPDELEAELEAYLEEEKLDRSTAVRKLLSEGLEEWRREQALDQLAAGSITFSKAAELAGMSVWDFVQLAKERDITWVADDHLDADLEAL; this is encoded by the coding sequence ATGGGGACGATCTCGACACGCGTTCCCGACGAGCTGGAAGCCGAACTCGAGGCATATCTCGAGGAGGAAAAGCTCGACCGGAGCACGGCCGTTCGGAAACTCCTCTCCGAGGGGCTCGAAGAGTGGCGTCGCGAACAGGCACTCGATCAGCTTGCGGCCGGATCCATCACATTCAGCAAGGCGGCTGAGCTGGCCGGGATGTCGGTCTGGGATTTCGTCCAGCTTGCCAAAGAACGTGATATCACCTGGGTGGCGGACGACCATCTCGACGCAGATCTTGAGGCGTTGTGA
- a CDS encoding helix-turn-helix domain-containing protein, with amino-acid sequence MSSGTIDIDEFENADADEFEERNDTERIVLFLDKNDDRAWKAATIAEQLGLDTDAVSAILSRLKERGLVRHKRPYWAITDDKERLQSAYQLHRHYETADEQYGEAPLEDLQTDEMEDVQ; translated from the coding sequence ATGTCGAGCGGTACCATCGATATCGACGAGTTCGAGAACGCTGACGCCGACGAATTCGAGGAGCGGAATGATACCGAGCGAATCGTGCTGTTCCTCGACAAGAATGACGACCGGGCGTGGAAGGCGGCAACGATCGCCGAACAACTCGGGCTGGATACAGACGCCGTCAGTGCGATTCTCTCGCGATTGAAGGAACGCGGTCTCGTGCGGCACAAGCGCCCGTACTGGGCGATCACGGACGACAAGGAACGGCTTCAATCTGCCTACCAGCTCCACCGACACTACGAGACGGCAGACGAACAATACGGTGAGGCACCTCTCGAAGACCTCCAGACCGACGAGATGGAGGACGTACAGTGA
- a CDS encoding RNA-guided endonuclease TnpB family protein: protein MANQGTRTYVASIRNHQQVRDDLDSLGFAASKLWNIARWTCDRIWAETGTIPDHGVLKAYLKNHERYADLNAQSSQAILEELAEAFESWYALRENGDENVNPPGYRKHGDDHPRSTVTFKEDGFNHDPKHNRIRLSKGRNLKDGRRDFILCEYAVDPDVTVQNVQQVRAVWTGTEWELHIVCNVEIDDSDAPGDRVAGIDLGICNFAAVAVGDDALLYPGGALKEDDYYFQKERAKCNDNSSRKAQRLDRKRETRRTHFFHAVSKDIVVECAARNVGTIAVGDLNGIREDTDWGDHGNLDLHGWAFDRFTKMLAYKAAEHGISVERVDERGTSKSCGSCGTTDGSQRVERGLYVCEECGLVANADVNGAENIRQKVLPNLACDGGDRDNGWMAQPAVRLFDKSTGRVRPQEQVACEP, encoded by the coding sequence ATGGCGAATCAGGGCACTCGCACCTACGTTGCTTCCATCCGCAACCATCAACAGGTGCGTGACGACCTCGATTCGCTCGGATTCGCTGCCTCGAAGCTCTGGAATATCGCCCGGTGGACGTGTGACCGTATCTGGGCCGAAACTGGCACAATACCAGATCACGGTGTTCTCAAAGCGTACCTCAAGAATCACGAACGCTACGCGGATTTGAACGCACAATCCAGTCAGGCAATTCTCGAAGAATTGGCTGAAGCGTTCGAGTCGTGGTATGCACTCCGTGAGAATGGCGACGAGAACGTGAACCCACCCGGCTACCGCAAACATGGCGACGACCATCCACGCTCGACGGTCACGTTCAAAGAGGATGGATTCAACCACGATCCCAAACACAACCGGATTCGCCTCTCAAAAGGGCGGAATCTGAAAGATGGGCGTCGAGACTTTATTCTCTGTGAGTACGCTGTTGACCCGGATGTGACCGTCCAGAACGTCCAGCAAGTCCGGGCAGTCTGGACCGGCACCGAATGGGAGTTGCACATCGTCTGCAACGTTGAGATTGATGACTCGGACGCACCCGGCGACCGAGTGGCAGGTATCGACCTTGGTATTTGTAACTTCGCCGCCGTTGCGGTTGGCGACGACGCTTTGCTGTATCCCGGTGGCGCACTCAAAGAGGACGATTACTACTTCCAGAAAGAGCGAGCGAAGTGCAACGATAATTCCTCCCGCAAAGCACAACGGCTGGACCGCAAGCGAGAGACTCGCCGGACACACTTCTTCCACGCTGTCTCGAAGGACATAGTAGTCGAGTGCGCCGCCCGAAACGTTGGGACGATTGCTGTGGGGGATCTGAATGGTATTCGCGAGGACACCGACTGGGGTGACCACGGCAACCTCGATCTACATGGGTGGGCGTTCGACAGGTTCACGAAGATGCTGGCATACAAAGCCGCTGAACACGGTATTTCTGTTGAGCGCGTGGATGAACGCGGTACGTCCAAGTCCTGTGGTTCCTGCGGGACCACCGATGGCAGCCAGCGTGTCGAACGCGGGCTGTACGTCTGTGAGGAGTGTGGGCTGGTCGCTAATGCTGACGTGAACGGAGCCGAAAACATCCGACAGAAGGTACTCCCGAATCTCGCCTGTGATGGGGGAGATAGGGATAACGGCTGGATGGCACAGCCAGCGGTTCGCCTGTTCGACAAATCCACGGGCAGAGTACGCCCACAAGAGCAGGTGGCCTGCGAACCATAA